In Paenacidovorax monticola, the genomic window CTACAGGCTTTGCGCCATGGCGGCGATCCCGCTGGCGCCACCCCTCCCCACGAGCGCAATCCCGATGGTCTCCCCTACCACCAAAGAAGTCTTCATCCAGGGCGTCACCCTTGACGGGAGAACCTTCCGGCCCAGCGACTGGGCCGAGCGCCTGGCCGGTGTGATGAGCCAGTTCCGCCCGGGCGGGGCCCAGCCGGGCAGCCACCTGAGCTACTCGCCCTGGTGCATCCCCACCACGCTGAACGGGGTGAAGTGCGTGGTTGTGCACCGCGACCTGCAGGGGCATGAGCCCATGGCCTGGGACTTCGTGCTCAACTTCGCCAAAGACAACAACTTACAGGTGGCCGAGGCCTGCCTGCTCCCCGATCCCAAGGCCTGACCCCTCAGGCCTTTTTCTTTGCTGGGGCTCGAACGCCGCCGCCCTTTCTGCGGGCACAAAAAAACCGCCCGAAGGCGGTTTCTCTGCTTTGCTGACAGCGCACCCGTTACAAACGGCGGACGGCGAGGTCGTCCGGGCTGTTTGCCTGAAGGGTCAGGCGGCCAGGGCCAGGGCTTTCACCTTGGCGGACAGGCGGCTCTTGTCGCGAGCGGCCTTGTTCTTGTGGAAGATGCCCTTGTCGGCGATCGTGTCGACGACGGCTTGCATCTTGGCGAACAGTTCGGTTGCCTTGGTCTTGTCGCCGGCCACAACGGCCTTCTCGACGTTCTTGACCGCGGTACGGTACTTGGAGCGCAGCGAGGTGTTCGCAGCGTTCAGCTTGACGTCCTGGCGGGCGCGCTTGCGGCCCGAGGCCAGGCGGGGGTTCTTTTTCTTCGGCTTAGCAGATGCCATGGTAAATGTTCCTTGTGTCTGAGGATGATGTCAGCAAAGCCGACCATTATAGCCCAGGCTGCTTTTTGGGTGCATATCCCTCCTGGCGAGCCCTGGGGCGGGTAAGCAGACGCAACAGCGGCGCCACGCGCGCGCCGGGCCGGCGGTGGCTGCGAATACACTCCAGGCGGTGTCTCTGTTCAAAGCCGCTTCCACCGTCTCCCTGCTGACCTTGGCCTCCCGGGTGACCGGGCTGGCACGTGACCTGCTGATGGCATCGATCTTCGGGGCCAACGCGCTCACCGATGCCTTCAACGTCGCGTTCCGCATTCCCAACCTGTTCCGCCGGCTGTTCGCCGAAGGGGCATTCAGCCAGGCCTTCGTGCCGGTGCTCGCGGCATCCAAGGCGCAGCATGGCGAGGAGGCCACGCGCGGGCTGATCGCCAGCGTGGCCACCGTGCTGGCCTGGGTGCTGCTGCTGACCTGCGTGGCGGGCGTGCTGGGCGCGCCGCTGCTCGTGTGGCTGCTGGCGAGCGGCCTGCGCCAGAACCCCGAGAGCTACCAGGCCGCCGTGCTCATGACGCGCTGGATGTTCCCCTACATCGGCTTCATGTCGCTCGTGGCCCTGTCGGCCGGTGTGCTCAATACCTGGAAGCGCTTCGCCGTGCCGGCGGCCACGCCCGTGTTGCTCAACCTGTGCATGATCGCCGCGGCCTGGCTGGGTGCCCCCCAGCTGGCGGCGCGCGGCATCGAGCCCATCTATGCCATGGCGGGGGGGGTGATGCTGGGCGGCGTGCTGCAGCTGGCCGTGCAGTTGCCCGTGCTGTTCCGCCTGGGCCTGCTGCCGCGCATCGGCCTCACCTGGGGGGCGGTACGCGCCGCCTATGGCGACGAGGGGGTGCGCCGCATCCTCAAGCTCATGGCGCCCGCGTTGCTGGGCGTCGGGGTGGCGCAGGTCTCGCTCATGATCAACACCCAGATCGCCTCGTACCTTGCGCCGGGCAGCGTGACCTGGCTGTTCTATGCCGACCGCCTCATGGAGTTTCCCACCGCGCTGCTGGGCGTGGCGCTCGGCGTGGTGCTGACCCCGCAACTGGCGGCGGCCCGGGCCGCGGGCGACGGCGACCGCTATTCCGCCATGCTTGACTGGGGCCTGCGCATCGTCGTGCTGCTGTCGGTACCCTGTGCCATCGGCCTGCTCGTCTTCGCCGGGCCGCTCGTGGCCACCTTGTTCCACTACGGTGCGCTGCAGGACAGCGATGTGGGCCAGATCGCACGTGCGTTGGCCGGCTATGGCGCGGGGCTGCTGGGGCTGGTGGCCATCAAGGTGCTGGCGCCGGGCTACTACGCCAGCCAGGACATCCGCACGCCCGTGCGCATCGCGATCGCGGTGCTGGTCATTACCCAGTTGCTCAACCTGGCGCTGGTGCCCTGGATCCAGCATGCGGGTCTGGCGCTGTCGATCGGCCTGGCGGCACTGGTGAATGCGCTGTGGCTGCTGGTGGGGCTGCTGCGCCGCGGCAGCTACCGCCCGCAGCCCGGATGGTCGCGTTTCGTGCTGCAGGTGGTGGCCGCCAGCGCGCTCATGGCCGTGCTGCTGGCCTGGGCCGCGCAGCATTTCGACTGGGTGGCCCTGCGCGCGCATGGCGCCCAGCGGGTGGGGCTGCTGTCGCTGGTGCTGGGGGCTGCCATCGTGCTGTATTTTGGTGCGCTCTGGGCTTCCGGGCTCAAGCTGCGGCAACTGCTGAAGCGCTGACTTGACGCCTCAGGGCCCCCGCCGTACAACCATTCCATGTCCCTGAGCTATTCCGTTCCGACCGCGCTCGAATACTTCGAGGCGCTGGTGCAAAGCGACGAGCATTTCCCCTTGTTCGAGGCGGCGGCCTGTCTGGCCCACGACGAATACCCGGACCTCGACGTGGAGCAGTTGCTGGGCGATGTGGACCAGTTGCTCGCGCGCCTGCGCCGGCGCCTGGCCCCCGATGCGCCGTCCCTGCAGCGCCTGCGCGTGCTCAACCAGTTCTTCTATGGCGACCTGGGCTTCGGCAGCAACGTCAACAACTACTACGACCCCGAGAACAGCTACCTCAACGCGGTGCTGCGCACGCGCCGGGGCATTCCGATCTCGCTGGCCGTGCTGTGGCTGGAGCTGGCACAGGGCGTCGGGCTGCATGTGCGCGGCATCGGGTTCCCGGGGCATTTCATGGTCAAGGCCCTGCTGCCCAAGGGGCAGGTGGTGCTGGACCCGCTCACGGGACAGTCGCTCTCGCGCGAGGAGCTGACCGAGCGGCTCGAACCCTACAAGCGGCGCAGCGGCCTGGTAGGCGATTACGACGTGCCCCTGGGCCTGTACCTGCAGGCCGCCACGCCGCGCGAGATCCTGGCGCGCATGCTGCGCAACCTCAAGGAAATCCACCATTCCCAGCAGGACGGGCAGCGCCTGATTGCGGTGCTGGACCGCCTCGTCGTGCTGCAGCCCGAGGCCTGGGGCGAGCGGCGCGACCGCGGCCTGGCCCACGCCGAGTGCGGGCATTTTCCGCAGGCGGTGGTCGATCTGGAGGTCTATGTGGCGCACGCCGAGGAGGCGCTGGACGTGGACGCGATCTCCGAACGCCTGGCCGCGCTGCGGCGCGAGCTGGGGTAGGGCCGGGAGCCCGGGCGCCAGTCCTTGCCCTCAGGGCTCCTTGCGCGCGCGCAGCGCCACCCAGGCCGATGCGAGCGTGAAGGCCGCCACCAGGGCGACGACGATCCAGAACCCGTGTGCGTTCTCCGCCAGCGGAATGCCGCCCACATTCATGCCGAACAGGCCCGCCAGGATGTTGATGGGCAGGGCCAGCACCGTCACCACCGTGAGCACGAAGAGGCTGCGGCTGTTGGCTTCCTGCACGCTGGCGGCCACCTCTTCCTGCAGTAGCTTGATGCGCTCCTGCAGGCCCTGCATGTCGCGCAGAACCACCGAGAACTCCTCCGACGCGTCGCGCAGTTCCTGGGCATCGTCCTCGCTCATCCAGGCGGGCGGGCGCTGCAGCAGGCGGAACAGCGCCGCGGGCTCGGGTGCGAGCAGGCGCTGCAGGCGCACCAGCAGCCGGCGCAGCACGCCCAGGCGGGCGCGCTTGTGGTCCAGGCGGCCGGCCAGCAGCTCGTCCTCGATGCGGTCGATGCGCTGCGTCACGCCGCGCACGATGTCCACCAGGCCATCGGCCTGCGTGCGCATGAGCTGCTCCAGCAGCGCGGCGCTGGAGTGCGGGGAGCGGCCGTCGCGCACCGCCGTGCGCAGGGCGTCCACCGAGCGCAGGGGCTGGGTGCGCGCGGTGATGACCAGGTGCGGCGCCACGCCGATCCACAGGGTGGCCACGTCCAGCGGCTCGAAGGCGAAGTCGAAGTGCACGTCGTTGAGCACGGCGATCAGCGTGTCGTCGTCGCGCTCGATGCGCGTGGAGTGCGACCCATCGGTCAGTGCCTCGAAGAAGGTGCCGGGCAGGCCGGCATGCCGTTCGATCCAGCGCGCGGCCTGGGCGTGGCTCAGGTTGAAGTGCAGCCACAGGAAGGGGCTGCGCGCCGCTGCGCCGCCGTCGCCGGCATGGGCGAGGAGCCAGTCGGCGGCCTGGGCCGAGTCGATGGGCTGCACGGGCGCGGCATCGCTCAGCAGATAGCCGCAGATCAGGCCTGCCGCGTCGCCGCCATAGTTCAGGCCGTGGGCATCGGTGGAGGTCATGGGGGAGCTGGGGCGGGCACGGAAGGACGGACGCCATGGTGGCCCCCGCCCGTGACGGATGTGTGACAGTGGCGCGAAAGTGTCACGGCGGTGTCATGGGCGGGCGACACCATGGCGGCTCCATCCGCCAGGACACGCCATGCTGCACCACACCCCGCTCGACGCCTCCGAACTGATGCAGCGCATCGCCAACGACCTCATCGACAGCTACGACGAAGAGCTGGAACTGGAGATCGAGGACCGCCATGTGACCGAGGAGGGCGTGGTGCAGATGACGGACAAGCAGGCCCGCCAGGCGTACTTCCGCGAACTGTTCCGCCTGCAGGGGGAACTGGTCAAGCTGCAGGACTGGGTGCAGGCCCACCGCCAGAAGGTCGTCATCCTGTTCGAGGGGCGTGACGCGGCCGGCAAGGGCGGCGTCATCAAGCGCATCACCCAGCGGCTGAACCCGCGCGTGGCGCGCGTGGCCGCGCTGCCGGCGCCCAACGACCGCGAGCGCACGCAGTGGTACTTCCAGCGCTACGTGGCGCATTTGCCGGCGGCCGGCGAGATGGTGCTGTTCGACCGCAGCTGGTACAACCGCGCGGGCGTGGAGCGCGTGATGGGCTTTTGCTCCGACGACGAATACGAGGAATTCTTCCGCACCGTGCCCGAGTTCGAGAAGATGCTGGTGCGCTCCGGCATTCGGCTCATCAAGTACTGGTTCTCCATCACCGATGAGGAGCAGCACCTGCGCTTTCTGGGGCGCATCCATGACCCGCTCAAGCAGTGGAAGCTCAGCCCCATGGACCTGGAGAGCCGCAAGCGCTGGGAGGAATACACCAAGGCCAAGGAGACGATGCTGGAGCGCACCCACATCCCCGAGGCGCCCTGGTGGGTCGTGCAGGCCGTGGACAAGAAGAAGGCCCGGCTCAACTGCATCACCCATCTGCTGGGGCAGATGCCCTATCAGGAGGTTCCGCACCCGCCCGTGCTGCTGCCCGAGCGGGTGCGCCACCCTGACTACCTGCGCCAGCCCGTGCCCCAGAGCATGATCGTGCCCGAGGTGTTCTGACCGGCCAGCCGGGGCGAAAAAGCGGGCGCCCGGCTCAGCCGGCCTTGACGGCCAGCACGGGGCAGGGCACGGTCATCAGGATCTCCTGCGCTGTGCTGCCCAGGAGCAGCTTGCCCACGGCGGTGCGCTTGCGCAGCCCGATCACCAGCACCGATACCTGCAGCGACTCGACCAGGCCCACGATCTCGTCGATCGCGCTGTTGCCGCGCACGAACTGCTTGAACTCGGCCTGGATCGGCAGCGTGGCCAGCCGCTCTTCCACGCGCTCGACTTCATAGCCGTTGACGATGGCTTCATCCGGGCCACCGCCGGGGCCGGCGTTGACGACCACGAGGCGCTCGTTGCGGCGTGTGGCGATTTCGATCCCTTTGTCCAGCGCGGCACGGCCTTCGGGGCGTGCGACGTAGGCGACGAGAATGGTCATGCGTTGTCTTCCTTGGTTGGTGTTGTGATGGGTCTACAGGGGCGCCGTGGCGCCGGCAGCCAGCATAGCCCAACGCCAAGGCGTTTGCGAAGACGGGCCGGACCGGATGTTGATTTGGCTGGGCCTCAGTGGCTGGGACTCAATGGCGGGGGCGCGAAGGCGTGCCAACCCGGCCGAACTGGTGCCAGGCGCGACGCAACTGGGTGTCGGAGCGAAAACCCGCGAGTTCGGCCGCCTGCGTCACGCTGCGGCCCGCCTGCAGTGCCGCCTCGGCCGCCGCGAGCCGGATGCGGCGCAGGTATTCAAGTGGCGCGACGCCCGCATGCTCCACGAACAGCCGCGTGAGATGGCGTGGTGAGGCATGGGCCAGGGCGGCCATGGCGGGCACGCTCCAGTCGGCCTGCGGCTGCTGGGCCACGGCGTCCTGCACGCGGTGCAGCGCGGCGTGCAGGTGGTTGCGGTGGTGCAGGAAGGGGGAGAGCTCGGGGTCGTGCGGGCCGCGCCGCAGCGCCACCACCATGGTCTGCGCGGCGCGCGCGGCCACGGCGGGCCCGCAGACCTGGGCGATGCGGTGCAGCATGAGGTCGATGCCCGTGGTCACGCCCGCGCTCGTGTGCAGTGCGCCGTCGTCCACGAACACGCGGTTGGCCACCACATCGCAGCGTGGCTCCACGGTGGCGAGTTCGTCGAGGTGGTGGTGGTGCGTGGTGGCGCGGCGCCCCGCGAGCAGTCCCGCGTGCGCGGCCAGCACGGCTCCTGCGCACACGGTGACGAGCTCCAGGCGGCCTGCTGCGGGCCGTAGCCCGCGCAGCCAGTGCAGCAGCGCGCGCGCGTCGGGCGTATCCACGTCGATGCGCTGGCCCGGCAGGCCCACCAGCACCACCCAGGCGGGCGATGGCAAGGGGGTGGGCAGGGGCTCCAGATCGGCCAGCGCCACGCCCACCGAGGTGGGGGAGCGCGGCGTGGGGCCCGCGAAATGCAGCACGAAGCGCTCGGGCAGGCCCTGGGCCGCAAGCACTTGGTTGGCGATGCGCAGCGCCTCGGCCGGGCCCGCCCAGTCGAGTACGAGGCTGTGCGGCAGCAGCGCGAACACGACGTGGATGGGCGCTGCCGGCGGGGCGGTGTGATTCAGGAGAGGGGGTTCTGCATCCATGCGTAGTCCATCTGGCGGGCCGTGCGCTCGGCCAGCGGCAGGCCCGCCAGGCGCGCCACGAGGTGCAGCGCCATGTCGATGCCCGCGCTGATGCCGCCCGAGGTCACGATGCGGCCCTGCTCGACCCAGCGCGCATTCTCCCGCACGTCCAGCCGGGGGTAACGGGCGCGCAGGTCGGGCACGTCCTCCCAGTGCGTGGTGGCGGGGCCGTGTGTCAGCACACCGGATTCGGCGAGCACGAAGGCCCCCGTGCAGACCGAGGCCACGACGCGCGCGCCCTCGGCGGCACGGCGCACCCAGCCCAGTGTGGCGGGGCAGGCCAGCGGAGCGTCCACCACGCCGCCGGGCACCACGAGCACGTCGGGCGGTGGCGCGGTGGCGAAGTCGGTGTCGGGCAGCACGCGCAGGCCTGCGCGTGCGCGCACGGGCGCGGGATCGCGGGCCACGCAGTACGTATGGAAGGGCTCGGTGGCCTGCGGCGCGGTACGGCGGTGCACGCGGCTCGCCGTGGTGAACACCTCGTAGGGGCCACCAAGATCCAGGGCCTCCACCTCGTCGAACACGAGGATGGCCACCCGCAGTGGCGCCGCGCTCATGCCAGGGCCTCTTCGCTGGCACGCGAGAGTGCCTCGTCCACGCTGCACAGGCGCGCGAAGCGCCCCTGCAGCACGGTGGCCGTGCGGGCCTGGATGTCCTCGGCGCTCAGCGGGCGGCCATCGGGCTGCTGCATGTCGAAGGTGAGCGTGGCCTCGGTCACGAAGTCCACGGCCCAGCCCAGGTCGGACGCGTGGCGCGTGGTCGTTTCGCAGCATTGCTCGGTGCGGATGCCGCTCACGATGAGGCGCTGGATGCCATGGCGCGTGAGCCATACGTCCAGGCCCGTGCCCACGAGCGCGCTGTGGCGCGACTTGGTGAAGGTTGCCGCGGCGTCGAACGCGGCGAGCCCGCCCAGCGGCCGCACATGGCCCGAGGCCTGGGCGAACGGGTTGGAGGGCACCTCGGGCCCGTCGCTGTGCAGCACGCGCACGATGGGAATGCCCTGTTGCACGCAGCCGTCGATGAGCGCGTTCTGCGCGGCCAGGTAGGCGGGCAGCTGCCGTTCGGTGAAGAAGGGGCGGTGGCGAAACGATTCCTGAACGTCGATCACAATCAGACAGGTTTTCATGGCATGGTCCTCGAAGGATGGTGGCTGATGGCGCCCATCATCCTCTGACCGGTGCGCCCAATCCGTACGGCACGCGACTGGAATCGATCAAATCAGGACATCATGGCCTGTGCTGGGGCGCTGGCCCTCAGAGTGGGACCGGCGTGCCGTTGACCAGCCAGGGCGTGCCGAAACGGTCGGTGAGCATGCCGAAGCGCTCGGCCCAGAACGTGGGCTGCAGCGGCATGGTGATGCGGCCGCCCTCGGCCAGGGCCGTGAAGACACGCTGAGCCTCGTCGTTGTCGGCGCAGCTCAGCGCGATCGCGCAGCCCTTGATGCCCTCGTAGGGCTGGCCCGGCATCGCGTCGGACGCCATCAGCAGGCCGCCGCCGAAGGTGAGGCAGCCATGCATGAGGCGGTCGGCGCTGCCCTCGGGCAGGGCCCCGCCGCTGCAGCCGGTGCCGTCGCCACCGGGGGGCATCTGCGCAAAGGTCATGAGCGTTTCGATCTGGGCGCGGGGGAGCGTGCGCTCGTAGAAGCGCAGCGCCTCGGCGGCGTTGCCATCGAAGGTCAGGTAGGCATTGATGGGGGACATGGCAGGCTCCTTGGAGGGAAAGAGACATGGTATGCGGTCATTACGGTGAATTGTGGACGCCGTCCACAAAGCGTAGCAGGGATAATGGACAGTGTCCACATGCATGCCTTCATGACGCGCCGTTCTCCTGCCTCGCCCCCGGTTGCCGCCACGCCGCGGCCCGCCCGCAGCACCTACCGCCATGGCGACCTGCGCCGGGCCCTGCTGGAAGCGGGCATCGCGCTGGCCCGCGACGGAGGCCCCGACGCCGTGGTGCTGCGCGAAGCCACGCGCCGCGCTGGCGTGGTGCCCAACGCGGCCTACCGCCATTTCGCGGGGCGGCCGGAGCTGCTGGCCGCCGTGCGCGCGGCCGCGCTGGCGGCGGTGGCCGAGGCCATGGAGGCGGAGATCGCGGGCGTGCCTGCCACCCTGCCGCCGCTGGCGCAAGCGCGCGCCACGGTGCGCGCGGTGGGCACGGCCTACATGCGCTTCGCGCTGGCCGAAACGGGGCTGTTCCGTACCGCCTTCGCACCCGCGGGGCCGGTGGAGGGGGATGCCGATCCTGCCAAGGCCGGCCGCAGCGGGCTCAATCCGTTCCAGTTGCTGGGGGCGGCGCTCGACCGGCTCGTGGAGGCGGGGGCCATGCCGCCCGAGCGCCGGCCGGGCGCGGAGTACCTGGCCTGGTCGGCCGTGCATGGCATGGCGCTACTGGTCATCGATGGGCCGCTGCGCGGCATCGACGGGGCCGCGGCCCAGGCGCTGGGACAGCGTCTGCTGGACATGGTGGAGCGCGGGCTCTAGGGCCTGTCCACCCGGCGCAGGCGCGCTACACGAGGCGCGCGGCCTGCAGTTCCTTCTTGAGGTAGGCGTAGAACAGCGGAGCGGCTACCAGTCCGGCGGGGCCGAACACGGCCTCGGTCACGAACATCACCGCCAGCAGCTCCCACACGCCCATGTGGGTGCGCTGGCCCACGACCTTGGCGTTGATCACGTACTCGGCCTTGTGGATCAGGATCAGGAAGGCCAGGCAGGCCAGCGCCGCCGCGGGCGACACCGACAGGCCCACGATCGTGATGACCGCGTTGCACAGCAGGTTGCCCACGATGGGCACGAGGCCCGCAAGGAAGGTGAGCGTGATGAGCGCGGGCGTGTAGGGCAGCTCCAGGTCCCACAGGGGCAGCACGAGCAGCAGAAACAGGGCCGTGAGCAGGGTGTTGAACGCGGCGATCCAGAATTGCGCGGCGACGATCTGGCGGAAAGCCTCGCCCAGCAGCGTGATGCGCTGCGCCAGCGCGACCGCGAGCGGCCCGCGCGCCGTGCCCAGATGGCGCACGGCGGCCAGCGCGCCAATGAGCAGCCCCACGTAGGCGTGCAGCAGGCCGCCCAGCCAGGCGCGCCCCGCCGTGGCCAGCGCGCCGGCCTTGGCGCCCAGATAGCCCGCGATGGTGCGCTGGATGTCGGCGGCCCCTTCCGGCAGTTGCACGGCGATATCGGGCGGCAGCTTCTGCCGCAGCTCCAGCACCGTGCGCGCCATGAAGTTGAGCAGTTCGCGGTACTGCTGGGGGGCTTCGACGATGTAGCTGCGCGAGTGCGACAGCGCCAGCACGATCAGCAGCAGGGGGGCGAGCATGACCAGGGCCGCCGCCAGGAGCTGGCCCGTGCGCGTGGCGCCCGCGCTGCGCGGCAGGCGGCGGCGCAGCCGCGCGAAACGCGGCGCGAGCCAGCGGGTGACCAGGAAGCCCAGGCAGGCGCAGAGCAGGCCGGGCAGCAGGCCGCGTTCCATGACCAGCAGCAGCGTGCCCGCCATGAGCAGGTAGCTGGCGATCCGCACGCCGCGCGGCAAGGGCGCGGCAGCGTACGGGGCCGGGGTTGCCGCGGGGACGGCGCGGGAAGCGTCGGGAGGAAGCGGCTCCATGGGCGTCGGCGGGGCCGGGCGGTATCAGCCCACCACGACGGCGGCGCCCGTGCCGCGCTCGGCAATGGTGCCGATGGCGTACACCGCTTCGCCCAGCTGGCGCAGCGTGGCGGCCGTGGCCTCGGCCTCGGCGGCGGGCACGACCACGACCATACCGATACCGTTGTTGAAGGTGCGGTTCATCTCGATGTCATCGATGCCCGCCGTCTTCTGCAGCCAGGCGAACAGCTCGGTTTGCGGCCAGCTACCGGCCTTCAGATGCGCCGCCAGGCCGTCGGGCAGCACGCGCGGGATGTTTTCGAGCAGGCCGCCGCCCGTGATGTGGGCCAGCGCCTTGATGGGGTGCTGGGCCAGTGCCGCGAGCACGTTCTTCACGTACAGGCGCGTGGGCTCCATGATGGCCTGCTTGAAGGGCTTGCCGTCCAGGGTTTCGGGCAGGCCGCCGCTGGCCGCCGCGCGGTCGATGCACTTGCGCACCAGCGAGAAGCCGTTGGAGTGCACGCCGGCCGAAGCCAGGCCCAGCACCACGTCGCCGGCCTGCACGTTCTGGCCCGTGAGGATCTTGGATTTTTCCACTGCGCCGACCGCGAAGCCGGCCAGGTCGTACTCGCCGGCGGGGTACATGCCGGGCATTTCGGCTGTCTCGCCGCCGATCAGCGCACAGCCCGACAGCTCGCAGCCGCGGGCGATGCCACCCACGACGGCGGCGGCCGTGTCCACGTCGAGCTTGCCGCAGGCGAAGTAGTCCAGGAAGAACAGCGGCTCGGCGCCCTGCACCAGCACGTCGTTCACGCTCATGGCCACGAGGTCGATGCCCACCGTGTCGTGCATGTTCCATTCGAAGGCCAGCTTGAGCTTGGTGCCCACGCCGTCGGTGCCCGAGACCAGCACGGGTTCCTGGTAGCGCTTGGGCACCTCGAACAGGGCGCCGAAGCCGCCGATGCCGGCCATCACGCCCTCGCGCAGCGTCTTCTTGGCCAGCGGCTTGATGCGCTCGACCAGCGCGTCGCCCGCGTCGATGTCAACGCCGGCGTCTTTGTACGAAATGGGGGGGGTGGCGGAGGAGCTCATGGAATTCAAAGCGTGGTTGGCAGGTCAGCCCAAACCGTGGATTTTAGGGGCGGCGGCATCCAAGGGGGTGGGAAAGCCCGTTGGCGGCGCTGGCCACAAGAAAAAAAGCCCTGCCGCGCGGGCAGGGCTTGCTGGGGTCGCCAGGGCAGGATCAGAGCGATCCGTCGCCCAGCACGATGCCCTCGCGCCGGGGGTCTGCGCCCCCCTGCAGCTGGGACTTGCCATCCTTGGTCACCCGGATGATGGTGGCGACGCCGCTGGACTGGGCCGCCGTGGAGACGGTGTGGCCCTTGGCCTTGAGGTCGTTGACCAGTGCCGTCAGATCGAGCGTGGTGTTGGAGCCATCCACGCCGGTGCTGGGGCTGTTGGCCGCACCAAAGTTCACCAGCGACGTGGCCTGCTGGGCGTCCAGGCCCCAGTCGAGTGCACCCACCACGGTCTTTAGCACGTACTGGATGATGGCGCCGCCGCCCGGCGAGCCGGTGGCCATCAGGAAGTCGCCCGGCGCATTGCCCTTGAACACCAGCGTGGGCGCCATGGTGCTGCGCGGACGCTTGCCGGGCGCGACGCGGTTGGCCACGGGCAGGCCGCCGGCATCCACCGGGTTGGCGGAGAAGTCGGTCAGCTGGTTGGTGAGCAGGAAGCCGTTCACCATGTGGAAGGAGCCCATGCTCGACTCCACCGTGGTCGTCATCGACACCACGTTGCCATAGGCATCCACCACCGAGAAATGCGTGGTGCCATGCTCCACGGTCTTGTCCACGCCCAGCGGCACGGGGCCGAAATCGCCCGCTGCGGCCGTGCCCATGCTCTTGTCGGCGTTGATCAGGCCGGCGCGCTGCTTGAGATAGTCGGGGTTCAGCAGCGAGCCCAGGCCCTGGGCCGGCAGGGGCACGAAGTCGGTGTCGGCCACATATTTGTCGCGGTCGGCGTAGGCCAGGCGCTCGGCTTCGGACACCAGGTGCACGCCCATCACGTGGGGCGTACCGCCTTCGTTCGCGGCGTTCGACGGCGCGTACTGCGCCAGGTTGAACTGGCCCAGGATGCCCAGCGACTGCGCGATCGCAATCCCGCCGGAGGAAGGCGGAGCCATGGTGCACACATAGTAGGCACCGCGGTAGCTGGTACAGACCGGGTCGCGCTTCTTGGCCTTGTAGTTGGCCAGGTCGCCGAGCGTCATGAGGCTGGGCGTGATCGGGGTCTTGGCGGCATCGTCGCCCACGGTCTGCGCGGCCTTGGCGACGATGGCCTTGGCGATGTCTCCGGTGTAGAGGGCGTCCGCGCCCTGCGCGGCCAGGGCCTTCAGCGTCTGGGCATAGGGCTGGTTGGTCATGGTCTCGCCTGTCTGGCGGGGCGAGCCGTCGGCGCGGAAGTAGGTCGCCATGGCATTGGC contains:
- a CDS encoding isochorismatase family protein; translated protein: MKTCLIVIDVQESFRHRPFFTERQLPAYLAAQNALIDGCVQQGIPIVRVLHSDGPEVPSNPFAQASGHVRPLGGLAAFDAAATFTKSRHSALVGTGLDVWLTRHGIQRLIVSGIRTEQCCETTTRHASDLGWAVDFVTEATLTFDMQQPDGRPLSAEDIQARTATVLQGRFARLCSVDEALSRASEEALA
- a CDS encoding VOC family protein; the encoded protein is MSPINAYLTFDGNAAEALRFYERTLPRAQIETLMTFAQMPPGGDGTGCSGGALPEGSADRLMHGCLTFGGGLLMASDAMPGQPYEGIKGCAIALSCADNDEAQRVFTALAEGGRITMPLQPTFWAERFGMLTDRFGTPWLVNGTPVPL
- a CDS encoding TetR/AcrR family transcriptional regulator — translated: MTRRSPASPPVAATPRPARSTYRHGDLRRALLEAGIALARDGGPDAVVLREATRRAGVVPNAAYRHFAGRPELLAAVRAAALAAVAEAMEAEIAGVPATLPPLAQARATVRAVGTAYMRFALAETGLFRTAFAPAGPVEGDADPAKAGRSGLNPFQLLGAALDRLVEAGAMPPERRPGAEYLAWSAVHGMALLVIDGPLRGIDGAAAQALGQRLLDMVERGL
- a CDS encoding AI-2E family transporter produces the protein MEPLPPDASRAVPAATPAPYAAAPLPRGVRIASYLLMAGTLLLVMERGLLPGLLCACLGFLVTRWLAPRFARLRRRLPRSAGATRTGQLLAAALVMLAPLLLIVLALSHSRSYIVEAPQQYRELLNFMARTVLELRQKLPPDIAVQLPEGAADIQRTIAGYLGAKAGALATAGRAWLGGLLHAYVGLLIGALAAVRHLGTARGPLAVALAQRITLLGEAFRQIVAAQFWIAAFNTLLTALFLLLVLPLWDLELPYTPALITLTFLAGLVPIVGNLLCNAVITIVGLSVSPAAALACLAFLILIHKAEYVINAKVVGQRTHMGVWELLAVMFVTEAVFGPAGLVAAPLFYAYLKKELQAARLV
- the purM gene encoding phosphoribosylformylglycinamidine cyclo-ligase — protein: MSSSATPPISYKDAGVDIDAGDALVERIKPLAKKTLREGVMAGIGGFGALFEVPKRYQEPVLVSGTDGVGTKLKLAFEWNMHDTVGIDLVAMSVNDVLVQGAEPLFFLDYFACGKLDVDTAAAVVGGIARGCELSGCALIGGETAEMPGMYPAGEYDLAGFAVGAVEKSKILTGQNVQAGDVVLGLASAGVHSNGFSLVRKCIDRAAASGGLPETLDGKPFKQAIMEPTRLYVKNVLAALAQHPIKALAHITGGGLLENIPRVLPDGLAAHLKAGSWPQTELFAWLQKTAGIDDIEMNRTFNNGIGMVVVVPAAEAEATAATLRQLGEAVYAIGTIAERGTGAAVVVG
- the ggt gene encoding gamma-glutamyltransferase, whose protein sequence is MRKKILWTLAPLAAVALLASCGGSDGPDLIVDNDANSCSVRSGSGAPVVVGSGVSGDPAAPEKASGYRLGLTAKHSSKYMVVANTPLATKAGCDILKAGGSAVDAAIAMQAVLGLVEPQSSTIAGSAFMVYYDAKTKKVVAYDGRESAPAAATGYYLARQNQDDSSSPAPVPSARRSGRSIGVPGVMRMLDMAHKEHGKLAWGSLFDYGIKLSTDGFQIPGRLGAAIASNASSLALDANAMATYFRADGSPRQTGETMTNQPYAQTLKALAAQGADALYTGDIAKAIVAKAAQTVGDDAAKTPITPSLMTLGDLANYKAKKRDPVCTSYRGAYYVCTMAPPSSGGIAIAQSLGILGQFNLAQYAPSNAANEGGTPHVMGVHLVSEAERLAYADRDKYVADTDFVPLPAQGLGSLLNPDYLKQRAGLINADKSMGTAAAGDFGPVPLGVDKTVEHGTTHFSVVDAYGNVVSMTTTVESSMGSFHMVNGFLLTNQLTDFSANPVDAGGLPVANRVAPGKRPRSTMAPTLVFKGNAPGDFLMATGSPGGGAIIQYVLKTVVGALDWGLDAQQATSLVNFGAANSPSTGVDGSNTTLDLTALVNDLKAKGHTVSTAAQSSGVATIIRVTKDGKSQLQGGADPRREGIVLGDGSL